The Halorubrum salinarum genome segment GACGAGGGGGGCTCAGACGGCGACGGCGATACCCCCGACTGCCACGACGGCGACGACGCCGACCGCGAGCCGCACACCGCGACCGTCTTCCCGGACGAGGTCCGGCGCGTCGCCGCCGCCGCCGAGGACGAATCCGGCGAGGCGTACGACTGGCGCGACGTGGCGCGGCCGATGCCGTTCGGCCTCGACGCCGACGGGGACGGCGACCCGGTCGGCGAGACGTTCGAGTGGGCGCTCGCGACCGACGGCTGCGGCGACTGTACCTTCTACGAGGAATCGGGCGGGGAGGGCGCCTGTACCGTCCACGACGCGCGACCCCTCATCTGCCGGACCTACCCGTTCAGCGTCGCCCTGGAGGGAACGAGCCAGCCGATGGGCGAGGCGGTCGACGAGGCGGGGGTCGTCCGCGCCCACGAGTGCGAGGGGCTCGGCCGCGACATCTCCCGCGAGGACGCCGAGGAACTGGCCGCGGCGCTGAAGGAGCGCGCGGTTCGCGAGCTCGAAGAGGCCATCGGCGTGCGCGACGGCTACGACCCGACTGCGCGCGAGCGGGCCGACGGGGACGTCGTCGTCTTCGACTCCGAGGGCCCGAAGGAGGCCGACGGGACCCCGATCGGCGGGGAGTAACGGGAGCGGAGACGGGTCTCGGTCGGGGCGTTCTCAGACCACGTCCAGCGCCGCGTCCACGTCGTCGCGGATCGCCTCGCGGGCGGCCTCGTCCGGGAGCGTTAGCGGCGGGCGCACCGCCGGGTCGGGGATGAAGCCGCGGTGCGCCGCCGCCACCTTCGTCGCCGGCGCGAAGCCGTGGTCGGCGCAGCGGGCGAAAAGCGGCGCGACCGCGCGGCGGTGGAGCGCCAGTGCCCGCTCGTCGTCGCCGTCGCGGATCGCCTCGCCGAGCGCGTCGAAGACCTCCGGGATCGCCTGCGAGAGCGCGTGGATCCCGCCGTCGACGCCGAGGCTCGCGCTCGGGTACAGCTGGGCGTCGACGCCCTGGAAGACGGCGAAGTCCTCGGGCGTGCCGCCGATTTTCGCCTCCAGGCCGGTGAGGTCGCCGGTCGTGTCCTTCATTCCGATCACCGACTCGCGGGCCGCCGCGTCGGCGAGCGCGTCGAGGTCGATGCCCTCGCCGACCGTCGCCGGGATGTCGTACAGCAGGATCGGGAGGGGAGCGTCGTCGGCGACGGCCTCCAGGAACGCTCGCTGCCCGTCCGGGTCCGTCGACGTGTGGTAGTAGGGAAGCGTGACGAGCCCCGCGTCGGCTCCGGCCGCCGCGGCGGCCGACAGGTGGTCTCGGACCCGCGAGACGGCGGTGTCGGCCGTGCCGGCGATGACCGGGACTCGCCCGTCGGCCGCGTCGACGACGGTCTCGATCACGGTCCGCCGCTCGCCGTCGTCGAGGCTCGCGAACTCGCCGGTCGTCCCGCAGGGGACAACCCCGTCGATCCCGGCCTCGACGAGCGCGTCGACGTGGCTCGCAAGGGCGTCGGCGTCGACCTCGCCGCCGGGGGCGTCGCCGTCGGCGGCGAACGGCGTCACTATCGGCGGCGAGACGGCTGCGTCCGGCAGATCGAAGATTGGCATGGACGGCCCTTCGACCGGTGCCGACAAAGTCGTTGGTACCCGCCGAACGCTTGCCGCCCGGCTCCCTAACAGTGTCGGCGGTACAACTATACTGGCCCGCTTCTAGTCTTCGATGGAGTCTACTATGGAAATCTCCGAGAAGCTCCTCTGTCTGTTCAGCGCGGAAGTTCGCGAGGCCGACGACGGCGAGTACGTCGTCGACGTGCCCAACCGAGAGATCGAGACCGGGTCGCTGGAGCCGGGCGAGACGTACCGCGTCGCGCTCGTCGCGCGCGACGGGGCCGCGGCGTCGACGGACGACGCCGACAGCGCCCCCTCCCGGAACAACGACGGACCGCAGCCGCCGGTCGAGCCCGGCGAGATGCGGTACGTCGAGATCGAGGACCTCGGCAAGCAGGGCGACGGGATCGCCCGCGTCGAGCGCGGCTACGTGATCATCGTCCCCGACACCGAGGTCGGCGAGCGCGTGAAGATCGAAGTGACCGAAGTGAAGTCCAACTTCGCCGTCGGCGAAGTCGTCGAAGAGGCGGGCTGAAGCGACGGCGAAGCGCGGCGGCGGTTTCTGACGGCGGGACAGGCGACGAGCGGCGGCGCGCCGCTCACTTCCCGTCCGGTACCCTGGCGTCCCAGTACGACACCGAGGCGACGTAGTCGCCGGGGATCGTGTCGCCCGCGAGCTCGTCGAGCGCCCGGAACGGCCGCGCGACCGCGCCCGGCAGCTCGCGGTAGAAGCCGTACGGCAACACGAAGTCGTGCTCCTCGTTCGCGAGTGTGAGCCCCGCGTCGCCGAGCATGGCGGCGACCTGGCGCTCCGAGTAGAGCCGCGATCCCATCGGGAGCAGCCAGGTGTACAGCGTCCGCAGGCTGCGGCTGTTGAACGTGTCGAAGAACACCTGGTCGCGGCTGACCCGACGGAGCTCCTTCGCGAACGGGACCGGGTCGTCCATCAGGTGGAAGAATCGCATCGCGACGACCGTGTCGAAGTGGTCATCCGGGAACGGGAGCCGCGAGGCGTCGCCGCGGAGGAACTCGACGGCGTCGGCGTGCCCGGCGGCGGCGACCTTCTCGCGGGCCTGTTCGAGCATCTCGCGGGAGACGTCGAGCCCGACGACGTCCGCGCCCTGATCGGCGAGCATCGTCGTGAACCGTCCGGTGCCGCAGGCGACCTCCAGCACGCGGTGACCGGGATCGATGGGCCCCAACGCGGCGAGGACGGCCTCCTTCTCCCGGCGGTCGATGAGCTGTCCGCCGCCGGAGAAGCGGACGTCGTCG includes the following:
- a CDS encoding YkgJ family cysteine cluster protein — encoded protein: MKSLEAELNAARDLAVADLADAIESIGFECTRCGGCCTGYAPDEPGGAPAGEGADEGGSDGDGDTPDCHDGDDADREPHTATVFPDEVRRVAAAAEDESGEAYDWRDVARPMPFGLDADGDGDPVGETFEWALATDGCGDCTFYEESGGEGACTVHDARPLICRTYPFSVALEGTSQPMGEAVDEAGVVRAHECEGLGRDISREDAEELAAALKERAVRELEEAIGVRDGYDPTARERADGDVVVFDSEGPKEADGTPIGGE
- a CDS encoding dihydrodipicolinate synthase family protein — translated: MPIFDLPDAAVSPPIVTPFAADGDAPGGEVDADALASHVDALVEAGIDGVVPCGTTGEFASLDDGERRTVIETVVDAADGRVPVIAGTADTAVSRVRDHLSAAAAAGADAGLVTLPYYHTSTDPDGQRAFLEAVADDAPLPILLYDIPATVGEGIDLDALADAAARESVIGMKDTTGDLTGLEAKIGGTPEDFAVFQGVDAQLYPSASLGVDGGIHALSQAIPEVFDALGEAIRDGDDERALALHRRAVAPLFARCADHGFAPATKVAAAHRGFIPDPAVRPPLTLPDEAAREAIRDDVDAALDVV
- a CDS encoding TRAM domain-containing protein, whose translation is MEISEKLLCLFSAEVREADDGEYVVDVPNREIETGSLEPGETYRVALVARDGAAASTDDADSAPSRNNDGPQPPVEPGEMRYVEIEDLGKQGDGIARVERGYVIIVPDTEVGERVKIEVTEVKSNFAVGEVVEEAG
- a CDS encoding class I SAM-dependent methyltransferase, translating into MKGQDWYQADEVAEEYDDVRFSGGGQLIDRREKEAVLAALGPIDPGHRVLEVACGTGRFTTMLADQGADVVGLDVSREMLEQAREKVAAAGHADAVEFLRGDASRLPFPDDHFDTVVAMRFFHLMDDPVPFAKELRRVSRDQVFFDTFNSRSLRTLYTWLLPMGSRLYSERQVAAMLGDAGLTLANEEHDFVLPYGFYRELPGAVARPFRALDELAGDTIPGDYVASVSYWDARVPDGK